From a single Paenibacillus sp. FSL W8-0426 genomic region:
- a CDS encoding sugar ABC transporter permease, whose product MDKVMSNKKMIALYVLPSLLLILVLVYIPILLTGYYGLHEWNGIGAMKFIGLDHYKELLQDSVFWSSAWHSLLLAFFSGLSLIIYLAVAMVVAGRIKGANLFRKIYLVPMLLSSVAIAQLWLRMYHPTNGVINSFLTSIGFEDPPAWLADPSLVLIALFIPILWQYAGFYILIYYSALKNIPTSLEEAAKIDGATGIQIALRIKLPLIMEVIKVTIVLSLVGSLKYFDLIYVMTGGGPNGSSEVMASYMYSEAFKSYDFGYGSAIGFFLLIICLVVTWIIRKLTATKDTIQYS is encoded by the coding sequence ATGGATAAGGTAATGTCTAACAAGAAGATGATCGCACTCTACGTCCTTCCATCCCTGCTGTTAATTTTGGTGCTCGTTTATATCCCGATTCTGTTAACTGGATATTACGGCCTGCATGAATGGAACGGAATAGGCGCCATGAAATTTATCGGATTGGATCACTATAAGGAGCTGCTGCAGGACAGCGTATTTTGGAGCAGCGCTTGGCACTCCCTCTTGCTCGCTTTCTTCTCAGGCTTAAGCTTGATTATATATCTGGCTGTGGCTATGGTTGTAGCGGGTCGCATTAAGGGAGCTAATCTGTTCCGCAAAATCTATCTCGTCCCCATGCTGCTGTCCTCTGTTGCTATTGCACAGCTGTGGCTTCGGATGTACCATCCGACAAACGGGGTTATTAACAGCTTTCTGACGTCCATCGGCTTCGAGGACCCTCCTGCATGGCTGGCAGACCCTTCACTTGTACTGATTGCGCTCTTTATTCCCATCCTATGGCAGTATGCAGGTTTCTATATTCTGATCTACTACTCTGCACTGAAGAACATCCCGACATCGCTTGAAGAAGCGGCAAAAATCGACGGCGCTACAGGCATACAGATTGCCCTTAGAATCAAGCTTCCGCTTATTATGGAAGTCATTAAGGTTACCATCGTGCTATCCCTTGTGGGTTCGCTTAAATATTTTGACTTGATCTACGTCATGACAGGCGGCGGGCCAAACGGCTCAAGTGAAGTTATGGCCTCCTATATGTACAGCGAGGCATTTAAATCCTACGACTTCGGATACGGCAGCGCCATCGGCTTTTTCCTGCTCATTATCTGTCTTGTCGTGACCTGGATTATTCGTAAATTAACAGCGACCAAAGATACGATTCAATACTCATAA
- a CDS encoding carbohydrate ABC transporter permease, which produces MMESTARLGGSAQSGSGILKKTGYSLLYIILIGVAAFQLFPLVWLLLFSLKNNQEVFNLPPLSLPANPKWENYAKVWNSGNIDVYFFNSVWITVAATIITVVLGSLVTFAITRMKWKGSSLVLGLFMVAMMIPVHSTLIPLFSMFNKIGLTDHPLSLVLSYVAFNMPITIMILLGFYYALPKEVEEAAVIDGCSVNRMFFRIVLPMTSSVIATTGIINMIYNWNEFIFVNTFISSDQYKTLTVGVQNFIGQYTTDWGAIGATLMISILPILVAYMFLSDRIVEGMAAGAVKG; this is translated from the coding sequence ATGATGGAAAGCACTGCCCGGCTTGGCGGATCTGCGCAATCCGGTTCCGGTATACTAAAAAAGACCGGATATTCGCTTCTATACATTATATTGATCGGGGTTGCAGCATTCCAGCTGTTTCCACTCGTATGGCTGCTGCTCTTCTCGCTCAAAAATAACCAGGAGGTATTTAACCTGCCTCCGCTGTCTCTACCGGCAAATCCGAAGTGGGAAAACTATGCAAAGGTATGGAACTCAGGCAATATTGATGTTTACTTTTTCAACAGTGTTTGGATAACCGTGGCAGCAACAATCATCACCGTGGTGCTTGGAAGCCTAGTGACCTTTGCCATCACCCGGATGAAATGGAAGGGCAGCTCTCTTGTCCTCGGCCTGTTTATGGTCGCGATGATGATTCCTGTCCATTCCACATTAATTCCGTTGTTCAGCATGTTTAACAAGATCGGCCTGACGGATCATCCGCTTTCACTGGTGCTCTCCTATGTCGCCTTTAATATGCCGATTACGATTATGATCCTGCTGGGCTTCTATTATGCGCTTCCTAAAGAGGTCGAAGAAGCGGCCGTAATCGACGGATGCAGCGTTAACCGAATGTTTTTCCGCATCGTTCTTCCGATGACAAGCTCTGTTATTGCCACAACAGGAATCATCAACATGATTTATAACTGGAATGAATTCATCTTCGTAAATACGTTTATCAGCTCCGATCAATATAAAACACTGACCGTTGGCGTCCAGAACTTTATCGGCCAGTACACAACCGACTGGGGCGCCATCGGTGCGACGCTGATGATCAGTATTCTGCCGATTCTCGTTGCCTACATGTTCCTCAGCGACCGGATTGTTGAGGGAATGGCGGCCGGAGCCGTAAAAGGCTGA
- a CDS encoding glycoside hydrolase family 43 protein has translation MAVIQNPILTGFNPDPSICRAGEDYYIAVSTFEWFPGVGIYHSRDLKNWRLVSRPLNRLSQLNMMGNPDSGGIWAPALSYCDGKFWLIYTDVKVTEGQWKDSHNYLVTCDTVDGEWSEPIYLNSSGFDPSLFHDEDGRKYLVNMVWDQRVGNHPFYGIALQEFDPVQQKLVGKAEIIFKGTSIKLTEAPHLYKIDGVYFLLTAEGGTKYDHCSTLARSRDLRGPYEVHPENPLISSFAHPRNPLQKAGHSSIVHTHTDEWFLVHLTGRPLSREGHPLLDPRGYCPLGRETAIQRLEWRDGWPYVVGGNQPSLQIEGPNMEEVKWDPDFPEKDDFDSEELNLHFQSLRIPLGSSVLSLTDRPGHLRLYGKESFSSKFTQAFIARRWQHFRFTAETKVAFNPTTFQQSAGLANYYNTQNWTSCQITWNEEKGRVLELAVCDNFTFSQPLQGQEIVIPDEAEYVYLRVDVKYDIYEYSYSWDGRNWSTIPVQFQSHKLSDDYIQGGGFFTGAFVGMRSQDTSGQSLPADFDYFIYKSNEA, from the coding sequence ATGGCTGTTATTCAGAATCCGATCTTGACTGGGTTCAATCCGGATCCAAGCATTTGCCGTGCCGGGGAGGACTACTATATTGCAGTATCGACATTTGAATGGTTTCCGGGTGTAGGAATCTATCATTCAAGAGACCTGAAGAACTGGAGGCTCGTATCAAGGCCTTTAAATCGTCTAAGCCAGCTGAATATGATGGGAAATCCCGATTCAGGAGGCATTTGGGCGCCAGCATTGTCTTACTGTGACGGGAAGTTCTGGCTTATTTACACGGATGTTAAAGTGACGGAGGGACAGTGGAAAGATTCTCATAACTACCTGGTTACCTGTGACACCGTTGACGGAGAATGGTCTGAACCGATTTATTTGAACAGCTCAGGCTTTGATCCCTCCCTGTTCCACGACGAGGACGGCAGAAAGTACCTTGTCAATATGGTTTGGGATCAGCGTGTTGGAAATCACCCTTTCTACGGAATTGCTCTGCAGGAATTTGACCCGGTACAGCAGAAGCTGGTGGGCAAAGCAGAGATTATCTTTAAAGGAACCAGTATCAAGCTGACAGAAGCTCCGCATTTGTACAAAATTGACGGTGTTTACTTCCTGCTCACTGCGGAAGGCGGAACGAAGTATGATCATTGCTCCACGCTGGCCCGTTCCCGAGATCTACGCGGACCTTATGAAGTGCATCCGGAGAATCCACTCATTTCGTCCTTTGCACATCCGAGGAATCCGCTGCAAAAGGCGGGGCACTCTTCCATCGTGCATACGCACACCGACGAGTGGTTCCTTGTCCATTTGACAGGAAGACCTCTTTCGAGAGAAGGACATCCGCTCCTTGATCCGAGAGGATACTGTCCGCTCGGACGTGAAACAGCGATTCAACGCCTTGAATGGAGAGACGGATGGCCTTACGTCGTCGGCGGCAACCAGCCTTCCCTTCAGATCGAAGGTCCGAATATGGAAGAGGTCAAGTGGGATCCTGACTTCCCGGAAAAAGACGATTTTGACAGCGAAGAGCTGAATCTGCATTTCCAAAGCCTGCGTATTCCGCTTGGCAGCTCGGTTCTCTCATTGACGGATCGCCCGGGGCATTTGAGATTGTACGGCAAAGAGTCCTTCTCGTCCAAGTTTACGCAGGCCTTCATCGCAAGACGCTGGCAGCATTTCCGCTTTACAGCAGAGACGAAAGTTGCGTTTAATCCAACGACTTTCCAGCAATCAGCAGGACTTGCAAACTACTACAATACCCAGAACTGGACCTCCTGCCAGATTACCTGGAATGAGGAAAAGGGAAGGGTGCTGGAGCTTGCAGTATGTGATAACTTCACGTTCTCCCAGCCTCTGCAGGGGCAGGAAATTGTTATCCCGGACGAAGCGGAGTACGTATACCTGCGTGTCGATGTGAAGTACGACATTTACGAGTATTCTTATTCTTGGGATGGCCGGAATTGGTCGACTATTCCAGTACAGTTCCAATCTCACAAGCTGTCGGATGATTACATTCAAGGCGGCGGCTTCTTCACCGGCGCATTTGTGGGCATGCGTTCTCAAGACACATCAGGCCAAAGCCTGCCTGCCGATTTTGATTACTTTATCTACAAGAGCAACGAAGCGTAA
- a CDS encoding AraC family transcriptional regulator: MLPDMNSTFRVFAAHYRTVDHHWSYPVHSHPFFEVNLVLSGTQEMKVNGQHFTQQPGDLLLLIPGEEHESYAAAHRGMTYYCIHFDVDEPDFRELLCARVSPFSASDSELSNAIRPALDKLIMLTLEGAGVSVQSRMIILSALFELFGTLSHVLSQEGHGISSQISPTASYVASRLEQIVGDMDSEEGEIRTHETIESIAQDVGYSTSSVNRMFTRSFGLSPRQYMSMLMLKKAKLLLMNPETSIKEISSRLGYKNIAHFSRQYKRWTGESPSQFRDRFHK, encoded by the coding sequence ATGCTGCCTGATATGAATTCAACCTTCCGTGTCTTTGCTGCCCATTACCGCACCGTAGATCATCATTGGAGCTATCCTGTTCACTCCCATCCCTTCTTCGAGGTAAACCTCGTTTTATCCGGTACTCAAGAGATGAAAGTGAATGGGCAGCATTTTACACAACAGCCAGGCGACCTGCTGCTCCTTATCCCGGGAGAGGAACACGAAAGCTATGCGGCCGCTCACCGAGGCATGACTTATTACTGCATTCATTTTGATGTAGATGAACCGGATTTCAGAGAGCTGCTATGTGCCAGGGTCAGTCCTTTCTCAGCCTCAGACAGCGAGCTTAGCAACGCGATTCGTCCCGCACTGGACAAACTGATTATGCTTACGCTGGAGGGAGCCGGCGTGAGCGTCCAGTCCCGCATGATAATCCTGTCCGCCTTGTTTGAGCTGTTCGGAACACTCAGTCATGTCCTGTCTCAGGAAGGGCACGGCATCTCGTCGCAAATATCCCCCACCGCTTCCTATGTTGCCTCCAGGCTGGAGCAGATCGTCGGCGACATGGACAGTGAGGAGGGGGAAATTCGAACCCATGAAACGATTGAGTCCATAGCACAAGACGTCGGATACAGCACATCTTCAGTCAATCGCATGTTTACCCGTTCATTCGGCTTATCGCCAAGACAGTACATGTCTATGCTGATGCTCAAAAAGGCCAAGTTGCTGCTCATGAATCCCGAGACGTCCATCAAGGAAATTTCCTCTAGACTGGGCTATAAAAATATCGCTCATTTCAGCAGGCAGTATAAACGCTGGACCGGGGAATCTCCAAGCCAATTCCGCGACAGATTCCACAAATAA
- a CDS encoding anthranilate phosphoribosyltransferase — protein MSAILREVGRGKRGARDLNYEEAFAVAGKILNGEASPVQTAAFLMAERMKMENVEELEAFVHACRNGAERMAVFEDGLDCAGPYDGRTKSFMATYPTAFVLAASGARVTLHGSEPLPPKWGVTLPVLLREAGIDPRQMDREDAREAALRTGVMYVSSEDWCAPLRKLRPLREELGFRTVFNTAEKLIDFNHSPYLVFGVFHNTFLDRIAKLLTRFRYRRAYVVQGMEGSEDLYIDRPTRVYGVENGEMQLELVDPAAYDLDIPAPELAWTAKKQLEVAEAVLSGEAHVAFINQVALNGGFRLYAMGRVSSIEEGIYTCQGLLEDGSAYRIYRQWCLAMGGELPDRRTLSTYPASTT, from the coding sequence ATGTCTGCCATACTTAGAGAGGTTGGACGGGGCAAACGGGGTGCGCGCGATTTGAACTACGAAGAAGCGTTTGCGGTTGCGGGTAAAATATTGAATGGGGAAGCATCTCCGGTGCAGACAGCCGCCTTCCTGATGGCCGAGCGCATGAAAATGGAGAACGTGGAAGAGTTGGAGGCGTTTGTGCATGCCTGCCGTAACGGCGCGGAGCGAATGGCCGTCTTCGAAGACGGGCTGGATTGCGCAGGTCCGTATGACGGCCGAACCAAATCGTTCATGGCGACGTATCCGACCGCCTTTGTGCTTGCTGCTTCAGGGGCACGGGTCACGCTGCACGGCAGCGAGCCTTTGCCTCCCAAGTGGGGGGTGACTTTGCCGGTACTGCTGCGGGAAGCCGGGATTGATCCGCGGCAGATGGATCGCGAGGATGCAAGGGAAGCTGCGCTGCGGACTGGGGTCATGTATGTATCGTCCGAGGACTGGTGCGCGCCGCTGCGTAAGCTTAGACCGCTCCGGGAGGAATTGGGATTCCGTACGGTGTTCAATACGGCGGAGAAGCTGATTGATTTCAACCACTCCCCTTATCTCGTGTTTGGCGTGTTCCATAATACGTTCCTGGACCGGATCGCCAAGCTTCTTACCCGATTCCGGTACCGCCGCGCTTATGTCGTTCAGGGCATGGAAGGCTCCGAGGACTTGTATATTGATCGGCCTACGCGGGTATACGGCGTGGAAAACGGGGAGATGCAGCTGGAGCTCGTGGACCCAGCGGCGTACGATTTGGATATCCCTGCACCCGAGCTGGCGTGGACGGCGAAGAAGCAGCTGGAGGTTGCCGAAGCGGTATTGAGCGGTGAAGCGCATGTTGCTTTTATCAACCAGGTTGCGCTTAATGGAGGCTTTCGCCTGTATGCGATGGGACGCGTCAGTTCCATCGAGGAAGGCATTTATACATGTCAGGGCTTGCTTGAGGATGGATCGGCATACCGCATTTATCGGCAGTGGTGCCTGGCTATGGGCGGGGAGCTGCCGGATCGCAGAACGCTGTCCACATATCCGGCTTCGACCACATAG
- a CDS encoding ANTAR domain-containing protein: protein MRSILVIRVSPPPFASSDMIPPTPEKLLGANGYHVQVTSNEQDALKLAGEVDASVLHLPLTEAEHWADCLGKGKTGTPLLWWCAPDTVSTSAEVCEVGVAFDGMLTPSMAGAEIHWTLHFAARHYMERKQWERERQQLHSRLEDRKWIDMAKAILCEMRHISESEAYDQLRRKAMDERKRMVDVAKAIVKAHQLLQS from the coding sequence ATGCGTTCTATATTGGTCATCCGTGTGTCGCCGCCTCCATTCGCCTCATCCGACATGATCCCTCCGACACCGGAGAAGTTGCTGGGGGCTAACGGGTATCATGTTCAGGTTACGAGCAATGAGCAAGATGCTCTCAAGTTGGCCGGCGAAGTGGATGCTTCTGTTCTACATTTACCTCTGACCGAGGCAGAACATTGGGCTGATTGCTTGGGAAAGGGCAAAACGGGAACACCGCTGCTCTGGTGGTGTGCACCCGATACGGTTTCGACATCCGCTGAGGTTTGCGAGGTCGGTGTTGCCTTCGATGGAATGCTCACCCCTTCCATGGCGGGGGCGGAGATTCATTGGACGCTCCACTTTGCTGCCAGGCATTATATGGAACGCAAGCAGTGGGAACGGGAACGCCAGCAGCTCCATTCCAGGCTGGAGGACCGGAAATGGATCGATATGGCCAAAGCCATTCTGTGTGAGATGAGGCATATCTCCGAATCGGAAGCCTATGATCAATTGCGCAGGAAAGCGATGGATGAACGGAAACGGATGGTGGATGTGGCTAAGGCAATCGTGAAGGCCCATCAGTTGCTTCAGTCTTAA